One region of Pseudoalteromonas galatheae genomic DNA includes:
- a CDS encoding penicillin acylase family protein: protein MLTWIKRIVVVLLLLVLLGTATIYGLLALSLPALDGKGSATTIDSTVTIARDAIGQAVVSADSRADASYGLGFAHGQDRFFQMDLLRRNAAGELSELFGSAAINLDESMRFHQFRKRAKLIVMSLPESYQLMLERYTQGVNDGRAQSGFTSFEYLLLGATPKPWLPEDSLLVIFSMYLDLQTANFERDEALIALKQQYGQGMLDFILQPSHHQAALDGSVITAPTAAIPVIEPQLAQHQPSHIEDIPLYGSNNWAVTGALTKTGAAMLSDDMHLGLTVPSIWYRAQLNYQERGKEVQVTGVSLPGAPAIVVGSNHHIAWGFTNGYLDAADWVELNSDTKTQQIAEEIMLPSGEVHTYQLEMSAFGPVKQVGDKKFALSWVAHQPYAVNLELLQFELFSEVGEATAHAKNVGIPVQNLVVVDSQGSAAWTPIGAIPARKFTRDTALKQEEYESAWQNNERIRPVVQNPESGKLWTANARVVSTEDNQRFGDGGYAPGARAVQIRDGLISKQVFSEADFYQLQLDNQAKFLTPWHERLVKLLQTQDSTSFEKDLRLLKDWQGCACADSVGYTLVKAYRNALIDTLYAPLEQYLQTQSLSLKSVKGYFEPGLWQLLNEQPNSWLGAHSSWNELELAAYQLAKQKLSERYGSNMAAWRWGDVNALKVQHPFSKQMPMLSGLLDMPTTQAFGDTFMPAVQGKAFGASQRFIAQPGHLENAILTVAGGQSGHPLSPFYRTGFNDYAEGGDTPLLPSKITHQIVITPNSSK from the coding sequence ATGCTTACTTGGATTAAACGAATTGTTGTTGTACTGCTGTTACTCGTATTATTAGGGACTGCCACTATCTATGGTCTGCTAGCTTTGAGTTTACCTGCGCTTGATGGAAAAGGAAGTGCTACCACGATAGATAGTACCGTGACGATCGCGCGAGATGCGATAGGGCAAGCGGTGGTGTCGGCGGACTCGCGAGCGGATGCATCTTATGGCTTAGGTTTTGCGCATGGTCAAGATCGCTTTTTTCAAATGGATTTATTGCGCCGTAATGCGGCAGGTGAGTTGAGTGAGTTGTTCGGCTCAGCAGCAATAAATCTTGATGAAAGCATGCGATTTCATCAGTTTAGGAAGCGGGCAAAGCTTATTGTGATGTCTTTACCGGAATCATATCAACTAATGCTTGAACGTTACACGCAAGGCGTAAATGATGGTCGGGCGCAGTCTGGATTTACTAGCTTTGAGTATTTGTTACTTGGAGCTACGCCAAAACCTTGGCTGCCAGAGGATAGTTTGCTGGTTATTTTCAGTATGTATTTAGATCTACAAACGGCAAACTTTGAACGCGATGAAGCTTTGATAGCTCTTAAGCAGCAGTACGGTCAAGGTATGCTCGATTTCATTTTGCAGCCCAGTCACCATCAAGCTGCGTTGGATGGCAGTGTAATAACCGCACCAACTGCTGCAATTCCGGTTATCGAGCCTCAGCTGGCACAACATCAACCCTCGCATATTGAAGATATACCACTTTATGGTAGTAATAACTGGGCGGTAACTGGTGCGCTAACGAAAACGGGAGCAGCAATGTTATCGGACGATATGCATTTGGGCTTAACCGTGCCATCAATTTGGTATCGCGCACAGCTAAACTATCAGGAGCGAGGCAAAGAGGTACAAGTAACAGGTGTGTCTTTACCTGGTGCACCTGCTATTGTTGTTGGTAGCAATCATCACATCGCATGGGGGTTTACGAATGGCTATTTAGATGCTGCCGATTGGGTTGAACTTAATAGCGACACCAAAACACAGCAGATTGCTGAAGAGATTATGTTACCCAGCGGTGAGGTGCATACCTATCAGTTGGAAATGAGTGCCTTTGGCCCAGTAAAACAGGTAGGTGATAAAAAGTTCGCGCTCAGCTGGGTTGCGCACCAGCCTTATGCAGTCAATTTAGAGCTTTTACAGTTTGAGCTGTTTTCTGAAGTTGGAGAAGCGACTGCGCACGCAAAAAATGTTGGCATTCCAGTCCAAAATTTGGTGGTAGTCGATAGTCAAGGTAGTGCTGCGTGGACGCCGATAGGTGCTATTCCCGCTCGCAAGTTTACTCGTGACACTGCGCTGAAGCAGGAAGAATATGAATCTGCTTGGCAAAACAACGAGCGCATTCGCCCGGTGGTACAAAACCCAGAAAGCGGTAAGTTATGGACTGCAAACGCTCGAGTTGTGTCTACCGAAGATAATCAGCGCTTTGGGGATGGAGGCTACGCACCGGGAGCGCGTGCAGTACAGATCCGGGACGGTTTGATAAGTAAACAAGTGTTCAGTGAAGCCGATTTTTATCAGTTACAATTGGATAACCAAGCAAAGTTTTTAACGCCGTGGCATGAGCGCTTAGTCAAGTTATTGCAAACGCAAGACTCAACGTCTTTTGAAAAAGACTTAAGGCTACTTAAAGATTGGCAGGGTTGCGCTTGCGCAGATTCGGTTGGCTACACTTTAGTGAAAGCCTATCGTAATGCGTTGATAGACACTCTATATGCGCCGTTAGAGCAATATTTACAAACGCAGAGCTTGTCGCTGAAATCTGTTAAAGGTTATTTCGAACCAGGCCTTTGGCAGCTGTTAAATGAGCAGCCAAATAGCTGGCTTGGCGCGCATAGCAGCTGGAATGAACTCGAGCTGGCAGCATATCAACTCGCTAAGCAAAAACTCAGCGAGCGCTACGGCAGTAATATGGCGGCTTGGCGTTGGGGTGATGTGAATGCACTCAAAGTGCAGCACCCATTCTCCAAACAAATGCCAATGCTCAGTGGGTTATTGGATATGCCAACTACGCAGGCCTTTGGTGATACCTTTATGCCAGCGGTGCAAGGTAAAGCATTTGGTGCGTCACAGCGTTTTATTGCTCAGCCTGGTCACTTAGAAAATGCGATTCTGACGGTTGCTGGTGGCCAAAGTGGACATCCGTTATCGCCATTTTATCGTACCGGGTTTAATGACTATGCCGAAGGGGGAGATACTCCTCTGTTACCAAGCAAAATAACCCATCAGATAGTTATCACACCTAATTCCTCTAAGTAA
- a CDS encoding DMT family transporter has translation MWILFTLLAAFSQAWRNAFQSKLSESASTASVTLARFILASPLAGLYLWSLYLIAPAGPLVISNDFLAYVLGASVMQIIATGLMVVLFKQSNYAIGAGLAKSEALVAAILGVLFFGSSLTLLGWLGVFIGAIAVLLLSGFSLRAFNGKTALVGLACGTSFALTSLWVREASIASGLPFPYSAAWVLLLVLVCQTVMLSMYLTIREAHSWRVLWQRRKLTLAISVSSCIGSIGWFSAMSLEHVAYVKTLGQIEVFFTLLISFLWLKAPVRKRDSMGLFLIAIAAILVMLT, from the coding sequence ATGTGGATTTTATTCACCTTGCTAGCTGCTTTTTCTCAGGCTTGGCGAAATGCCTTTCAGAGCAAATTGAGTGAAAGCGCCTCCACAGCCAGTGTCACCCTAGCAAGATTTATTCTAGCCAGTCCACTCGCAGGGTTATATCTATGGAGTCTTTACCTGATTGCTCCCGCAGGGCCACTTGTCATTAGCAATGATTTTCTTGCCTATGTACTGGGGGCCAGTGTCATGCAGATCATCGCGACGGGGTTAATGGTGGTGCTGTTTAAGCAGAGTAATTACGCCATAGGTGCTGGACTTGCGAAGAGTGAGGCACTCGTGGCGGCAATTTTGGGCGTGCTCTTTTTTGGCTCTAGCTTAACTCTACTTGGTTGGCTTGGTGTCTTTATTGGTGCCATCGCGGTGTTGTTATTAAGTGGGTTTAGCCTGCGTGCTTTCAATGGGAAAACCGCACTAGTGGGACTTGCCTGTGGAACAAGCTTCGCGCTCACTTCTCTTTGGGTACGTGAAGCCAGTATCGCATCGGGCCTACCTTTTCCTTACAGTGCAGCCTGGGTGTTATTGTTAGTACTGGTTTGCCAAACTGTGATGTTGAGTATGTATTTGACGATACGCGAAGCACACTCTTGGCGCGTACTGTGGCAACGCCGCAAACTGACGCTGGCCATTAGTGTTAGCAGTTGCATCGGTTCTATAGGCTGGTTTAGCGCAATGAGCCTAGAGCATGTAGCGTACGTAAAAACACTCGGCCAAATCGAAGTGTTTTTCACTTTGCTTATCTCTTTCTTATGGCTCAAAGCACCGGTAAGGAAGCGCGACTCAATGGGGCTCTTCCTCATCGCCATCGCCGCTATTTTGGTTATGCTAACTTAA
- a CDS encoding DUF6482 family protein, with translation MAIAFSKLKQHQPLQKVIVHSIDLALYQVSVLINNVEYYVTEENGEFLKAHNPLQIQKRLLDISYLEMVIRHQSAYDEMIGHPVSADDNTLEVPFGRNDLL, from the coding sequence ATGGCCATTGCGTTTTCAAAGTTAAAACAGCATCAACCGCTGCAAAAGGTAATAGTGCATTCCATTGATTTAGCGCTTTATCAAGTCAGCGTGCTTATTAATAACGTGGAATATTATGTCACGGAAGAAAATGGCGAATTTTTAAAAGCACACAACCCGCTGCAAATTCAAAAACGTCTGCTTGATATTAGCTACCTAGAAATGGTGATTAGGCATCAAAGTGCTTATGACGAAATGATAGGGCACCCAGTATCAGCAGATGATAATACGCTGGAAGTACCCTTTGGCCGTAATGACCTACTGTAA
- a CDS encoding DMT family transporter translates to MAWVYLIMAGLFEIGWPVGLKMAQQADTRWLGIVIAVGFMALSGWMLWLAQKQIPLGTSYAVWTGIGAAGTFLVGIFFYGDPSSFMRYLGVLLIISGVVVLKLA, encoded by the coding sequence ATGGCGTGGGTTTATTTAATTATGGCTGGCTTGTTTGAAATAGGGTGGCCCGTTGGTCTGAAAATGGCTCAGCAAGCCGATACTCGTTGGTTAGGTATAGTGATAGCCGTTGGTTTTATGGCCTTGAGTGGTTGGATGTTATGGCTGGCACAAAAACAAATTCCACTGGGTACCTCGTATGCGGTGTGGACGGGTATTGGCGCGGCTGGCACATTCTTAGTGGGTATCTTTTTCTACGGTGACCCAAGTAGTTTTATGCGCTACTTGGGCGTGTTACTTATCATCAGTGGGGTTGTGGTACTTAAGTTAGCATAA
- a CDS encoding MAPEG family protein, with translation MGILIICAILAILLPYFAKIPVAVAMNKEGGYDNKHPREQQKKLTGLGARALAAHQNCFESLAVFAVALAVAFGTQTYTPLVEWLAIGHIVARALYCVLYWANIDVLRSIVWALGLGCAIAIIVVCGL, from the coding sequence GTGGGTATACTAATCATCTGTGCAATTCTTGCCATCTTACTACCTTATTTTGCCAAAATTCCTGTGGCAGTAGCGATGAACAAAGAAGGGGGCTATGACAACAAGCACCCACGTGAACAGCAAAAGAAACTGACAGGGCTTGGAGCAAGAGCGCTGGCTGCGCATCAAAACTGCTTTGAATCATTAGCTGTTTTTGCTGTCGCCTTGGCCGTTGCGTTCGGCACCCAAACCTATACTCCTCTGGTCGAATGGCTAGCCATCGGACATATTGTCGCACGAGCACTGTATTGTGTGCTGTATTGGGCGAATATTGATGTGCTGCGTTCTATCGTATGGGCGCTCGGACTTGGCTGTGCCATTGCCATTATTGTGGTGTGTGGTTTGTAG
- a CDS encoding peptide MFS transporter — MSSQDTTSDTGFFGHPKGLQTLFLTEMWERMSYYGMRAMLVLFMTATLQQEGLGFTVASAAAIYGLYTGSVYFLGLPGGWIADRLLGGQRAVWYGGIIIMCGHIILAIPSQFSFFVGLIFVASGTGLLKPNISAMVGQLYNDEDNRRDSGYAIYYMGINLGSVIGYAVCGYFMENVGWHWAFGAAAVGMAIGLVNYRLTDKHIATVGNAPTNPMTGSQSTKAWGAIAIVITAVAAITAAAFIGVFVINPVELAKYVAIAFTVTFFLYYGYIYFGGNLDADEKRRMWALFLVCVASTCFWSGFEQAGSSLNLFARDYTDRLVGNFSIPTAWFQSANAFFIIVLSPFFAALWINLAKRMITPTYSVKCAIGLIIMASGFIVMFFASQYAAQGLQVAPMWLITTYFLHTVGELCLSPVALSAVSKLSPKRFAGQMMGVFVLTYSIGNIFSGLLAGSFDPNNIEDLPNLYLQIALFTIGIGVFVGVLGLKTKHWEKQSEKPLTEQTA; from the coding sequence ATGTCATCACAGGACACAACAAGTGATACAGGCTTTTTTGGTCATCCAAAAGGCCTACAGACTTTGTTTCTCACCGAGATGTGGGAACGAATGAGTTATTATGGCATGCGTGCCATGTTAGTACTTTTCATGACAGCCACCTTACAGCAAGAAGGTCTTGGCTTCACCGTTGCCTCAGCTGCCGCAATATATGGCCTCTATACTGGTTCGGTTTATTTCTTAGGCCTACCGGGAGGCTGGATAGCAGACCGTTTATTAGGTGGCCAACGTGCGGTTTGGTACGGCGGCATTATCATTATGTGCGGCCACATCATTCTTGCCATCCCAAGTCAATTTTCCTTTTTTGTTGGCCTTATCTTTGTTGCCAGTGGAACCGGTTTATTAAAACCCAATATTAGCGCTATGGTTGGCCAGCTTTATAACGATGAAGATAACCGCCGCGACAGTGGCTACGCGATTTACTATATGGGGATCAACCTTGGGTCTGTGATCGGCTATGCGGTATGTGGTTACTTTATGGAAAACGTTGGTTGGCACTGGGCCTTTGGTGCAGCCGCAGTAGGCATGGCAATCGGTTTAGTCAATTATCGCCTAACAGACAAACACATCGCTACCGTTGGTAATGCGCCAACTAACCCAATGACGGGAAGTCAAAGTACTAAAGCTTGGGGGGCGATAGCTATAGTTATTACGGCTGTTGCAGCAATAACGGCAGCGGCGTTTATAGGTGTTTTTGTGATTAATCCTGTAGAGCTCGCAAAATATGTTGCGATTGCTTTTACTGTCACATTCTTTTTGTATTACGGTTATATCTACTTTGGCGGTAATCTTGATGCCGATGAAAAGCGCCGGATGTGGGCACTGTTTTTGGTTTGCGTTGCGTCCACTTGTTTTTGGTCTGGTTTTGAACAAGCAGGCTCATCGCTTAATCTATTTGCCCGCGATTACACCGACAGATTAGTAGGCAATTTTAGTATTCCAACCGCTTGGTTCCAATCAGCCAACGCTTTTTTCATTATCGTGTTATCTCCTTTCTTTGCTGCGCTATGGATTAACTTGGCTAAGCGGATGATCACGCCAACCTATAGCGTGAAATGTGCGATTGGCCTTATCATCATGGCGAGCGGATTTATTGTGATGTTTTTCGCTTCCCAATATGCAGCCCAGGGCCTGCAAGTGGCGCCAATGTGGTTGATCACCACTTACTTTCTGCACACTGTGGGTGAGCTTTGCTTAAGCCCTGTGGCGTTAAGCGCAGTAAGTAAGTTATCTCCCAAGCGTTTTGCAGGGCAAATGATGGGGGTTTTCGTACTGACTTACTCAATTGGTAATATCTTCTCGGGTCTGCTCGCCGGTAGCTTTGATCCGAATAATATCGAAGACTTACCCAACCTGTACCTTCAAATTGCACTATTTACTATCGGTATTGGTGTATTTGTCGGTGTACTTGGCCTAAAAACCAAGCATTGGGAAAAGCAATCTGAAAAGCCGCTGACAGAGCAAACGGCTTAG
- a CDS encoding GGDEF domain-containing protein: MTKYHPYSKPDQVEALKFALLRRVALYCMWLHAGLIGVFWHLEVNILALVNVWSVLMWYTGIKLIDASKPSIALRVFCLEVAIHATLVCAYLGMSLGFQYYLWTVSCLMLLDYQLRLRNAVIYSVVLITLFAALELLFGDIAYQYRYQQLLPYVHFANVLICGIPMIYTISHIRKMTVQQRDKLEELAAHDPLTQMFNRRYARELITHAKESCISTHSPLCLVMADIDHFKKINDTFGHDKGDQILKSVAETIKAHIYPADIAVRWGGEEFLIVLAPCSCGEAMQRMEKLRRAVEAISFENEILKVTMSFGVASWDPSQSFEVIIQHADAALYDSKHSGRNRITAAPILRVSEGVS, from the coding sequence TTGACTAAATACCACCCTTACAGCAAACCAGACCAAGTAGAAGCATTAAAATTTGCATTATTACGACGCGTGGCTTTGTATTGCATGTGGCTACATGCCGGTCTTATAGGTGTGTTTTGGCATCTAGAGGTGAACATACTCGCTTTGGTCAATGTGTGGAGTGTGCTGATGTGGTACACCGGAATTAAACTCATTGATGCGAGTAAACCCTCTATCGCACTGCGGGTTTTCTGTCTAGAAGTGGCCATACATGCAACACTGGTATGTGCCTACTTAGGTATGTCACTTGGATTTCAATACTACCTCTGGACAGTATCTTGCCTTATGTTGTTAGATTACCAACTCAGGTTACGTAATGCCGTTATTTATTCCGTTGTGTTGATCACACTATTCGCAGCCTTGGAGTTGTTGTTCGGTGATATTGCCTATCAATATCGCTATCAACAGTTGCTCCCGTACGTGCATTTTGCCAACGTACTCATATGCGGTATACCCATGATTTATACGATCAGCCACATACGAAAAATGACGGTGCAACAAAGAGATAAATTAGAAGAACTCGCTGCACACGACCCACTCACACAAATGTTCAACCGCCGCTATGCGCGCGAGCTTATCACTCACGCGAAAGAAAGCTGTATCTCTACTCACTCTCCTTTATGTTTAGTAATGGCGGATATTGACCACTTCAAAAAAATCAATGACACCTTTGGCCATGACAAAGGAGATCAAATCTTAAAAAGCGTGGCCGAAACGATTAAAGCACATATTTACCCTGCGGATATTGCCGTTCGTTGGGGCGGCGAAGAGTTTTTAATCGTGCTGGCACCTTGCTCTTGCGGAGAGGCAATGCAGCGTATGGAAAAGTTACGACGAGCCGTTGAAGCCATAAGCTTTGAAAACGAAATTCTTAAAGTCACCATGAGTTTTGGCGTTGCCAGTTGGGATCCCAGCCAATCTTTTGAGGTCATCATTCAACATGCCGATGCAGCACTTTATGACAGCAAACACTCTGGACGAAACCGGATTACTGCAGCGCCGATTTTGCGCGTATCGGAGGGAGTAAGTTAA
- a CDS encoding dTDP-4-dehydrorhamnose reductase family protein — protein sequence MSKVMITGATGLLGRALCQELSSTHEILGCGFSRAAAPLHKLDLADHNSVLDFLDNHSPEILIHAAAERRPEQCEQDQAATLALNVAATEFLAQACRKRDIRFFFISTDYVFDGTSAPYVETDITNPVNFYGQTKQAAERAILADSALHTIVRVPVLYGEVKTLEESAVTIIAKQLLANPASSHDHWATRYPTHVSDIALTLKDIIAQPSLGGIIHISGNQAFTKYEMAQVMAQALQLPTQDLVPLSQPSDDATRPQDCALKDTRLIDLGISHQRDFATAIAEVLTKHI from the coding sequence ATGTCCAAAGTTATGATCACCGGCGCAACCGGCCTGCTTGGCCGCGCACTCTGCCAAGAGCTAAGTAGTACTCACGAGATTCTAGGGTGTGGCTTTAGCCGAGCAGCCGCACCACTTCACAAGCTTGATTTGGCTGACCACAATTCGGTTTTAGATTTCTTAGATAATCATAGCCCTGAGATACTTATTCATGCCGCAGCAGAGCGCAGACCAGAACAATGTGAACAAGACCAAGCGGCAACGCTTGCGCTCAATGTTGCAGCAACCGAGTTCTTAGCCCAAGCCTGCCGCAAAAGAGATATTCGATTTTTCTTTATTAGTACTGACTATGTGTTTGACGGCACCTCAGCACCTTACGTTGAAACAGATATCACTAATCCTGTGAACTTCTACGGCCAAACCAAGCAAGCTGCGGAGCGTGCCATACTGGCGGATAGCGCATTACACACCATAGTACGAGTGCCAGTTTTATACGGCGAGGTAAAAACGCTGGAAGAATCTGCGGTAACCATTATTGCAAAACAGCTGTTAGCCAACCCTGCTTCAAGTCACGACCACTGGGCTACTCGCTACCCAACCCATGTCAGTGATATTGCACTAACGCTCAAAGATATTATCGCACAGCCTAGCCTTGGTGGGATTATTCATATCAGTGGCAATCAAGCATTCACTAAGTATGAAATGGCGCAGGTCATGGCGCAGGCTTTGCAGCTACCGACGCAAGATCTCGTACCGCTGAGCCAACCGAGTGACGATGCCACAAGACCACAAGATTGCGCTCTGAAAGACACAAGGTTGATTGATTTGGGGATTTCTCACCAACGCGATTTTGCCACCGCAATAGCTGAAGTGCTCACAAAACATATATGA
- a CDS encoding pseudouridine synthase: MSYPMRLAKYLSHCGVCSRRQASRLIDTARVTVNGRLANHIDHINLTDCIMVDGEPVAPPQARRLFVYHKPVGIDCKVNPDDPASIYHVLPESCRVYPIGRLDKDSRGLLLLTNDGALCQQLIHPDHHQEKEYEVQVDKPLDPDFCLKMAAGVPVKGQITLPCTVEQIAHDRFKIVLRQGLNRQIRRMAHYCGYRVIDLYRVRIANLALTQLEVNSTEVKEISAELIQLT, encoded by the coding sequence ATGTCCTATCCGATGCGTTTGGCTAAATATCTCAGCCACTGCGGTGTTTGCTCTAGGCGACAAGCGTCTCGCCTAATTGATACAGCAAGAGTGACTGTAAATGGCCGCTTGGCCAATCACATAGATCATATCAATTTGACCGATTGCATTATGGTCGATGGTGAACCGGTCGCGCCGCCACAAGCGAGAAGACTCTTTGTTTACCATAAACCTGTTGGTATAGACTGCAAAGTAAACCCAGATGACCCTGCCAGTATCTACCATGTACTACCAGAGTCATGTCGTGTGTATCCAATAGGTCGGTTAGATAAAGACAGTCGAGGATTACTACTCCTCACCAATGATGGGGCACTGTGTCAGCAATTAATCCACCCAGACCATCATCAAGAGAAAGAATATGAGGTGCAAGTTGATAAGCCTCTGGACCCAGATTTTTGCCTTAAAATGGCAGCCGGCGTGCCAGTGAAGGGGCAAATAACCCTGCCCTGTACTGTTGAACAAATCGCTCATGACCGCTTTAAAATAGTGTTACGCCAAGGGCTCAATCGCCAGATTAGAAGAATGGCACATTACTGTGGTTATCGGGTTATCGATTTATACCGAGTGCGTATTGCAAACTTAGCATTGACACAATTGGAGGTTAACTCTACTGAAGTGAAAGAGATTTCAGCAGAGTTAATTCAGTTGACCTAA
- a CDS encoding HAD-IA family hydrolase produces the protein MRFNKPISDIAAISFDLDDTLYDNRPVIIAAVNAMTKHLDAIPEWQAKGEAFWSQCRSEVLKQNSALAEDVTKWRQVALEWGFTALGFDAATSKQRALQAYQAFADARSNIIVSDAVINLLAQLRSQYHIIAITNGNVEIDKFNLRDSFDLVLRAGIDGRAKPHPELYQLACQHFNLAPHQLLHVGDSLDTDVQGAHRAGCPSVWLRNQFVPYQYKGLANVEIDDIQMLKKMM, from the coding sequence ATGCGATTCAATAAGCCCATTTCAGACATTGCCGCCATCAGTTTTGATTTAGACGATACGCTATACGACAACAGACCTGTTATCATTGCGGCCGTTAACGCCATGACAAAACACCTGGATGCTATTCCCGAGTGGCAAGCGAAAGGAGAGGCATTCTGGTCTCAATGTCGAAGCGAAGTGCTCAAACAAAACAGTGCGCTTGCAGAAGATGTGACAAAGTGGCGTCAAGTGGCACTTGAGTGGGGCTTCACAGCACTGGGATTTGATGCCGCAACAAGTAAACAGCGCGCACTACAGGCCTATCAAGCCTTTGCCGATGCCCGCAGTAATATCATTGTCAGCGACGCCGTCATCAACCTGCTTGCTCAGTTACGCAGCCAATATCACATCATTGCTATCACTAATGGTAATGTCGAGATAGATAAGTTCAATCTTCGCGATAGTTTTGACTTAGTGCTTCGCGCCGGAATTGATGGCCGCGCCAAACCTCACCCTGAGCTTTACCAGCTTGCCTGCCAGCATTTTAACCTTGCACCACATCAACTTCTGCATGTTGGCGATAGCTTAGATACCGATGTACAAGGAGCACACCGTGCCGGCTGCCCTAGTGTTTGGCTTCGCAATCAATTTGTGCCATACCAGTACAAAGGATTAGCCAACGTGGAAATCGATGACATACAAATGTTAAAAAAGATGATGTAA
- a CDS encoding bifunctional GNAT family N-acetyltransferase/carbon-nitrogen hydrolase family protein, giving the protein MSIEKARITLCNLEKSDYDQVKSLMDEAYPDLGGAWPSHTIFRLIDQFPEGQIGVKDGDRIVGIALSVQVDYQTFSNPHTYEDIVDAHSRIFSDSNADALYGLDVVIAKSHRGLRLGRRLYDARKELCRQYNLRAILAGGRIPLYKQFRGSMSPMEYINKVDHKELHDPILSFQLANDFQVKRLLKQYLPEDQDSEGYATLLEWNNILFEPTDTVIESKKTIVRVGAVQWQMRRVESVEELMQQVEYFVDTVSDYQSDFILFPEFFNAPLMGLGSYKNQTEAIRALATYTEQFRAAMSQMAIEYNANIITGSMPLLEGDKLYNVSYLCHRSGKVDEQRKIHITPHEDYDWVIKGGDKIEVFDTDAGRVGIQVCYDVEFPELSRIMAEKGLDILFVPFWTDTKNSYLRVRHCAQARAVENECYVVIAGSVGNLPQVESLDVQYAQSAVLTPSDFAFPHDAALNEATPNTEMLLFSDLDLDKLKILHSEGTVRNLRDRRKDLYSVELKQK; this is encoded by the coding sequence ATGTCTATAGAAAAAGCGCGGATCACGCTATGTAACTTAGAAAAGTCTGACTACGATCAGGTCAAGTCATTAATGGATGAAGCTTACCCTGATCTTGGTGGTGCTTGGCCTAGTCATACGATATTTAGGTTGATTGACCAGTTTCCTGAGGGACAGATCGGCGTGAAAGATGGCGATCGTATAGTGGGTATTGCGTTGAGTGTTCAAGTTGACTATCAAACCTTTTCTAACCCACATACTTATGAAGATATTGTTGATGCGCATAGCCGAATCTTCAGTGATAGTAATGCCGATGCACTGTACGGACTTGATGTAGTGATAGCCAAAAGCCACCGTGGTCTGCGTCTCGGTCGGCGACTGTATGATGCCCGTAAAGAGCTTTGTCGTCAGTACAACTTACGTGCGATTTTAGCTGGTGGTCGGATCCCGCTTTATAAGCAATTCCGTGGCAGTATGTCGCCAATGGAGTATATAAACAAAGTCGACCATAAAGAATTACACGACCCCATTCTAAGCTTCCAACTTGCCAACGATTTCCAAGTAAAGCGATTGTTGAAACAGTATCTACCGGAAGATCAAGACTCCGAAGGCTATGCGACGCTGTTGGAGTGGAATAACATTCTCTTCGAGCCTACCGATACTGTGATCGAAAGTAAAAAAACCATTGTCAGAGTAGGGGCGGTACAGTGGCAAATGCGCCGGGTGGAATCAGTAGAGGAGCTCATGCAACAGGTAGAGTATTTTGTGGACACAGTCTCTGATTATCAAAGTGACTTTATCCTGTTTCCTGAATTTTTTAACGCGCCCCTAATGGGCCTTGGAAGCTATAAAAATCAGACCGAAGCTATCCGAGCATTAGCAACGTATACAGAGCAGTTTAGAGCCGCTATGTCGCAAATGGCGATTGAGTACAATGCCAATATTATCACGGGCTCTATGCCGCTGCTTGAGGGCGATAAACTTTATAACGTCAGTTACTTGTGTCACCGCTCCGGCAAAGTGGATGAACAACGTAAAATTCATATTACCCCTCACGAAGACTACGATTGGGTTATCAAAGGTGGCGATAAAATTGAAGTGTTCGATACGGATGCGGGCCGAGTGGGGATCCAAGTATGCTACGACGTGGAGTTTCCAGAGCTATCGCGGATCATGGCTGAAAAAGGGCTGGATATTTTGTTTGTACCATTTTGGACTGACACAAAAAACAGCTATTTAAGGGTAAGGCACTGCGCGCAGGCCCGCGCGGTTGAAAACGAATGCTACGTTGTTATCGCAGGAAGCGTTGGTAACTTGCCACAGGTAGAAAGCCTAGATGTGCAGTACGCCCAGTCAGCGGTGTTGACGCCATCGGACTTTGCTTTTCCTCATGATGCCGCACTCAACGAAGCAACACCAAATACGGAAATGCTGTTATTTAGTGACTTAGACTTAGATAAACTCAAAATATTGCATAGTGAAGGAACGGTGCGTAATTTACGAGACCGAAGAAAAGACCTGTATTCTGTGGAGTTGAAACAAAAATAG